The genomic region CGGTGAAGCACCTGCGCGCGCTGAAGCAGCTCTGGACCGCGCCGCGCTTCTTCAATCTCTACGGACCGACCGAGACGAACGTCTGCACTTATTACGAGATTCCTCGCACGATCGAGCCCGAGCGCAGTGCGCCCTTCCCGATCGGCCCCGCGTGCGAGAACTGCGAGGCGATCGCGTTCGACGACGAGATGCGCCCCGTGGCGCGAGGCGCCGAGGGCGTACTGTACGTGCAGGCGAGCGGGCCGGTGATGCGGGATTACTGGAACCTGCCGGAGCGAACCGCCCAGGCGTTCCGCACGACCGCGGACGGCCGGCGCTGGTACTGCACGGGCGACATCGTCGTCGCCGACGAGCGCGGCTGCTTCTCCTACGTGGGCCGCCGCGATCGCATGGTGAAGCGGCGCGGCTATCGCATCGAGCTGGGTGAGATCGAGGCCGCGCTCTACAAGCACCCCGCGGTCAAGGAAGCCGCCGTCGTGGCGAAGACGCAGGAAGACGGCGTCGCGATCTGGGCGTACGTGGCGGGCCACGGCGCGCCGCCGGGCGTGATCGAGCTGAAGCAGTTCTGCGCGAAGAACCTGCTCGCGTACATGAGCCCGGACCGCTTCGTCGTCGTGGACGCGCTGCCCCGGACGAGCACCGCGAAGGTCGACTACCAAGCGCTGCTGAAGAGCGCCTAGGCTCGCGGCGATGGACTTCTCGCTCACTCCGGCGCAGCTCGAGCTGCAGAACGCGGCGATCGACTTCGCCCGCGGCGAGCTGAACGACGCATTGCGCGAGCGCGACGCCGCATCGCAGTTCTCGAGAGAGGGCTGGCGCAAGTGCGCCGAGTTCGGCGTGCACGCGCTGCCCGTGCCAACGGCTCACGGAGGCCAAGGCGCCGACCTAACAACCACGATCGCGGTGATGGAAGGCATCGGCTACGGCTCGACCGACGCTGGCCTGCTCTTCTCGATCAACGCGAGCCTGTGGACCAACACGATTCCGCTGCTGCAGTTCGGCAGCGGGGAGCAGAAGGCGCGCTTCCTGCCGAAGCTGACGCGCGGCGACTGGATCGGCGCGAACCTCGGCAGCGAGCCCGAAGCCGGCTCCGACATCTTCGGCCTGCGCACGCGCGCCGTGCGCGACGGCGACGCGTACGTGCTCGCCGGCGCGAAGACGTGGGCGACGAACGCGCCCGTCGCGGACCTGTTCGTGGTGTACGCGACGCTCGATCCTGCGCTCGGGCTGATGGGCATCACCGCGTTCCTGCTCGAGAAGGGCACGCCCGGTCTGCGCATCGGCGGCGAGCTGCACAAGATGGGCCTGCGCACTTCGCCGATGGCCGAGGTGTTCCTGGACGACGTCCGCGTGCCCGTAACGAATCGCCTCGGACGCGAGGGGCGCGGCGCGGCGGTGTTCAACTGCGCGATGGATTGGGAGCGCGGCTGCATCCTCGCGACCTGCCTCGGCGCGATGCGCCGGCAGCTCGAGCGCTGCATCGACTACGCGAAGACGCGCCGGCAATTCGGCAAGGCGATCGCGGAGTTTCAGTCGGTGACGAACCGCATCGCCGACATGAAGACCCGGCTCGATGCGGCGCGCCTACTCGTCTACCGCATCGGCTTCCTGAAGGACCGCGGCCTTCCGAGCGAGGCCGAAGCCGCGCAGGCCAAGCTCTTCACCTCCGAGGCGTTCGTGCAGAACTCCCTCGACGCGATGCGCACGCTCGGCGCCTACGGCTACATGCAGGAAGCCGAGCTCGAGCGCGAGACGCGCGACGCGATCGGCAGCCTGTTCAGCTCGGGCACGAGCGACATCCAGCGCAACATCATCGCGAAGAAGCTGGGGCTGAATCCGTAGGGCCTGCCGACGACGACGGCCCCTCCTCGTTACGGGTGCTGACTGCTCACGGCGACGATCTCGCCCGTCATGTACGAGGCGTAATCGCTCGCGAGGAACACCATCACGTTCGCGACTTCGAAGGGCGCGGCGGCGCGGCCGAAGGCTTCGCGCTGCTCGAGCTGCTCGAGCAGGCCGTCAGGCGTCACTCTCGAGAGGAACTCGTGCATCGCGAGGCTCGGCGCGACCGCGTTGACGCGCACTCCGCTCGCGGCCGCCTCCATCGCGACGCAGCGCGTGAACGCCATCACGCCCGCCTTCGCGGCGGCGTAATGACTCTGCCCCGGTTGCGCGCGCCAGCCGAGCACCGAGGCGTTGTTCACGACCGCGCCGGCGCCGCGCGCGAGCATGTGCGGCAAGAACGCGCGCGTGACGCGCATCGTGCCGTTCAGCGTCACGTCGAGGACTCTCGTCCACTGCGCGTCGGTCATGTCGACGAGGTTCGCCGTGCCGCCGAGGCCCGCGTTGTTCACGAGCACGTCGACGCGCCCGAGCGCCGCGATCGCCGCGTCGCGCAGCGCATCCACCTGCGCCTGCTGCGTCACGTCACAGAGCGCGGTGGCGGGGCGTTTGCCCGTGAGCTCGGCGAGCTTGTCCGCGGCTTCGTCGAGGCGGCGCGGGTGGAGGTCGCTGATCAGCAGCGTCGCGCCTTCTTCCGCGAAGCGGCGCGCGGCCCAGAAGCCGATGCCGGTGCCGGCGGCGGCCGTAATCACTGCGGTCTTGCCCGCGAGGATGTTCTTGCCTTCGAGATACGCGGGGATGCTCTTGCTCACTTCACGGCCTCGGTTCGCGCGGCAGACCGAGCGCGCGCTCGGCGATCTGGTTGCGTTGAATCTGATTCGAGCCGCCGTAGATGGTGTCGCTGCGCGTGAATAGGAAGAGGCGCTGCAGCGGTGTGAGCTCGTACGGGAAGCCGGCGGCGACATCTGCCTCGGGGCCCAGCACGTCCATCGCGAGCTCGCCGAGCGCGCGGTGCCACGTCGCCCAATAGATCTTGTGGATCATGCCCGCGCCGGAGAGCGCGGTGTCGTCGCTCAGCGTGCGCAGCGCGTTCCAGCGCTGAATCTCGAGGCCGATCCAGGCGTCGGCGATGCGCTGGCGGATCAGCGTGTCCCGCGATTTCCCGTTCTGCTTCGCGATGCGGATGATCGAGTCGAGCTCGTTTCGGAACAGCATCTGCTGGCCGAGCGTGGAGACGCCGCGCTCGAACGCGAGCGTCGCCATTGCCACTCTCCAGCCCTCGCCCGGCGCGCCTAACAGATTCTCCTTCGCCGTGCGGGCGCCGTCGTAGAACACCTCGGAGAACTCGGCGTCGCCCGTGATCTGGCGGATCGGGCGGATCGTGACGCCGGGCTGCTTCATCGGCACCAACAAGTACGAGAGCCCCGCGTGCCGCTTCGAATCGGGATCCGTGCGCGCGACCACGAAGCACCAGTCGGCCCACTCGGCCCACGAAGTCCACACCTTCTGGCCGTCGATCACCCAGGTGTCGCCCTCGAGCCGCGCGCGCGTCTGCACGTTCGCGAGATCGCTGCCCGCGTTCGGCTCCGAGTAGCCCTGACACCAGATGGTGTCGCCCGCGACGATCGGCGGCAGGAAGCGCGCCTTCTGCTCCGGCGTGCCGAACGCGATGCAGGTCGGCCCGAACAGTGTGACGCCCATGTGATTGAGGCGGCCCGGCGCGCCCGCGCGCGCGTACTCCTCGAAGAAGATCACCTGCTGCGAGAGCGAGAGGCCGCGCCCGCCCGCCTCGCGCGGCCAGCTCACGCACGTCCAGCCGCCGCTCGCGAGCTCCTTCTCCCACGCGCGGCGCTCGTCGATGAGCGCGCTCTCGTCGCCCGGCCCGCCGCGATGCCGCACCACCGCGAACTCGCCGCTGAGCGCGTCGTCCAGCCACGCCGCGATCTCGCGGCGGAAGGCTTCGTCTTCGGGGGAGAAGTGGATGTTCACGGGGCCTCGCGGTCGCGCTCCGCGAAATCGCTAGTTCGGCGTCAGACGCCAAACCCTCGATTCCGCGCCGTCAGGCGTGCGGCACATTACGATACGTTCCGTCTCGTAGCGAGAAAAAGCTGAGCATTCACTGGGGGTTCCGCGCCGTGGCCCAGCAGAATCCGGATTGGCTCGAGATGACGATCCCGCGCACGCTCGCGCGCGCGGCGGAGCTGTGGCCGAGCGCGTCCGCGGTCGAGGACGGCGCGGGGCGCTTCACGTTCGCGGCGCTCGCGGCCGAGGTGGAGCGCGCGGCTCGGGCGATGCTCGCGGCGCGCGTGGCGCACGGGGATCGCGTCGCGGTGTGGGCCCCTAACAGCTGGGCGTGGGAGGTGGCGGCGCTCGGCGCGCAGTGCGTCGGCGGCGTGCTCGTCACGCTGAACACGCGCTTCAAGGCGCACGAGGCGGCGTACGTGTTAGGGAAGAGCGGCGCGAAGCTGCTCTTCACGGTCGGCGAGTTCCTCGGCGTGAACTACGCCGAGTCGATCGCGACGCAGCCGCTGCCGAGGCTGGAGCGCGTCGTTGCGCTCGCGGGCGTGGCGAGGAACGCGCAGCCGTGGAGCGAGTTCGTCGCCGCCGGCGAGCGCGTGAACGCCGTAGATGCGCGCGCGCGCGGGGCGGCCGTCACGAGCGACGACCTCAGCGACATCCTCTTCACGAGCGGCACCACCGGCTTCCCCAAAGGCGTGATGACCGCGCACGGACAGAACCTGAAGGTGTTCGACGCCTGGAGCCGCGGCGTCGGGATTCGCACGGGCGACCGCTACCTGATCCAGAATCCGTACTTCCACAGCTTCGGCTACAAGGCCGGCTGGCTCACGTGCTTGATCCGCGGCGCCACCGCGCTGCCGCACGCCGTCTTCGACGTCGCGACCGTGCTCGCGCGCTGCGCGAACGAGCGCGTGAACGTGCTGCCCGGCCCGCCCACGCTCTACCAGTCATTCCTCGCATTCCCGGACCGCGCGAAGTTCGACTTATCAGGCCTGCGCCTCGCCGTGACCGGCGCCGCCGCCGTCCCGGTGGAGCTCGTGCACCGCATGAAGCGCGAGCTCGGCTTCCAGAGCGTGATCACCGCCTACGGCCTCACCGAGAGCTGCGGAACCGTCTCGCTCTGCACGCCGGACGACGACGCCGAGACGATCGCCACCACCTCTGGCAAAGCGCTCCCGGACACCGAGGTGAAGTGCGTGCGCGAGGACGGCGTGGAAGCGCCGCGCGGCGAGGCGGGAGAAATCTGGGTGCGCGGCTACAACGTGATGCGCGGTTATTACGAGGACGCCGCCGAGACCGCGAAGACGATCGACGCCGAGGGCTGGCTCCACACCGGCGACGTCGGCGTGATGGACGCGCGCGGCTACCTGCGCATCACCGACCGCATCAAGGACATGTACATCACCGGCGGCTTCAACTGCTATCCCGCCGAGATCGAGAACCTGATCTACCAGCACCCCGGCGTCGCCCAAGTCGCCGTGATCGGCGTCCCGCACGAACGCCAAGGCGAGATCGGCATGGCGTTCGTGGTGCCTGCACCGGGCGCGACGATCGACCCCGCCGCCCTAATCACTTGGTGCAAGGCGAACATGGCGAACTACAAGGTGCCGGGCAGCGTGCGCGTGGTGAGCGCGCTGCCGATGAATGCGTCGGGGAAGGTGGTGAAGGGGGAGCTCCGGAAGGTGGCGACGGAGCGGAGCTGAAGCGAGGGACGAACGCGGTTCTCGTAGAGCACTTGTCGCGACGAGCCGAGCCGATAGGTTACATGTAACCCGGGTCAGGAAGGATCCACCGTGCCGTCCGCACCGAAGCGCAGGCTCGCACGTCGCAAGCCCGCCAAGCCCAAGACCTCCCGAGAGAAGGTCGAGGCTCACCGCCGCCGCTTGCGGGCACAGGGACTTCGTCCCCTCCAGATCTGGGTGCCCGACACGCGCTCTCGCCGATTCGCGAACGAGGCGCGCCGGCAATCGCTCGCAGTCGCCTCGAGTGCGGGAGCTGCGGATGACCAGGCGTTCGTCGCTGCCTTGGGCGAGCTGAGCTTCGAGTGAACCGGGGCGAAGTCTGGACCGCGTCCGCCGGCGGCGCATATGTGGGCAAGCCGCGCCCCGTCGTGATCATCCAGGACGATCGATTCGAAGGGACCGCCTCGATCAGCGTGTGCGCGTTCACAACCGATCCGACCGAGGCTCCACTGTTCCGCCTGCGCATCGAGCCCAGCGACGCGAATGGCCTGAGAGAAACGTCGAGCATCATGGTCGACAAGGTCACGACCGTCGCACGCGACAAGCTCGGGAAACGGATCGGGCGCCTCGCAGACGAAGACATCGTGCGGCTCAATCGCGCGCTGATGCTGTTCTTGGGATTGGTGGGGTAGGAATCGGGCGCAGCGTGACGGTTGGGAAGGGGTCGATCCGCGCGAAGCACTGATCTCACCGAGACCGCGAAGGTCGACGCCGAGGGCTGGCTCCACACGACCGCATCAAGGACATGTACATCACCGGAAGCTTCAACTGTTATCCGCCGAGGTCGAGAACCTGATCTACCAGCACCCCGGCATCGCGCAGGTCGCCGTTGATCGGCCTCCCGCACGAGCGCCAAGGCGAGGTCGGCATGGCGTTCGTGGTGCCCGCGCCGGGCGCGAGCATCGAGCCTGCGGCCCTAATCACTTGGTGCAAGGCAAACATGGCGAACTACAAAGTGCCGGGGAGCGTGCGCGTGGTGAACGCGCTGCCGGTGAGTGCGTCGGGGAAGGTGGTGAAGGGGGAGTTGAGGAAGATGGCGCGGATCGACCAAGGATGTCCCGGTCAGAAGGGCGGCTCGTTTTCGACCTCAACGTCTGTCGTGTGCGCTTGAGACCTAAAGATTGCGAGAGTCCGCTCAGCGATGCCGAGGAGTTGGTCGTAGGTCAGCACCTCGATTCGATGAAGGTGACCATTGAGGTTTCGAAGAGCTGATCGTTCCTTTGCACTTCCGTTCCTGCCAATGATCACTCGGGCGCGAATCTTCAACGGATCCTCGCCGTCGACCGCGATGATGGAGTTCCGGTCTCGCTCGATCTCCTCGATGTAGTGGATTGCCTGCCCGAGCGCGGCAGAGAGCTTTGCCGACGGGTGGAACGTGTCGTGGGACCGGTCGTGGATGAAAAGCGTCTCGGCCGGTTTCTTGATCTCAACGACTTCGAGGTAGGAGTCGACAGTTCGCCTGAGCATGTAGTCCTGCTCGCTGTCTCGAGTCCACCCTCGCCGATCAAGCAGCTCGCTGTACTCGCTCCCGAACATCCAAGGGTGATTCCGGAGATGCGCCTGCAATGCAGGCTCCAGCGTATCCCTCGC from Deltaproteobacteria bacterium harbors:
- a CDS encoding type II toxin-antitoxin system PemK/MazF family toxin, with protein sequence MNRGEVWTASAGGAYVGKPRPVVIIQDDRFEGTASISVCAFTTDPTEAPLFRLRIEPSDANGLRETSSIMVDKVTTVARDKLGKRIGRLADEDIVRLNRALMLFLGLVG
- a CDS encoding antitoxin MazE family protein, with amino-acid sequence MPSAPKRRLARRKPAKPKTSREKVEAHRRRLRAQGLRPLQIWVPDTRSRRFANEARRQSLAVASSAGAADDQAFVAALGELSFE
- a CDS encoding AMP-binding protein, coding for MTIPRTLARAAELWPSASAVEDGAGRFTFAALAAEVERAARAMLAARVAHGDRVAVWAPNSWAWEVAALGAQCVGGVLVTLNTRFKAHEAAYVLGKSGAKLLFTVGEFLGVNYAESIATQPLPRLERVVALAGVARNAQPWSEFVAAGERVNAVDARARGAAVTSDDLSDILFTSGTTGFPKGVMTAHGQNLKVFDAWSRGVGIRTGDRYLIQNPYFHSFGYKAGWLTCLIRGATALPHAVFDVATVLARCANERVNVLPGPPTLYQSFLAFPDRAKFDLSGLRLAVTGAAAVPVELVHRMKRELGFQSVITAYGLTESCGTVSLCTPDDDAETIATTSGKALPDTEVKCVREDGVEAPRGEAGEIWVRGYNVMRGYYEDAAETAKTIDAEGWLHTGDVGVMDARGYLRITDRIKDMYITGGFNCYPAEIENLIYQHPGVAQVAVIGVPHERQGEIGMAFVVPAPGATIDPAALITWCKANMANYKVPGSVRVVSALPMNASGKVVKGELRKVATERS
- a CDS encoding acyl-CoA dehydrogenase family protein; this encodes MNIHFSPEDEAFRREIAAWLDDALSGEFAVVRHRGGPGDESALIDERRAWEKELASGGWTCVSWPREAGGRGLSLSQQVIFFEEYARAGAPGRLNHMGVTLFGPTCIAFGTPEQKARFLPPIVAGDTIWCQGYSEPNAGSDLANVQTRARLEGDTWVIDGQKVWTSWAEWADWCFVVARTDPDSKRHAGLSYLLVPMKQPGVTIRPIRQITGDAEFSEVFYDGARTAKENLLGAPGEGWRVAMATLAFERGVSTLGQQMLFRNELDSIIRIAKQNGKSRDTLIRQRIADAWIGLEIQRWNALRTLSDDTALSGAGMIHKIYWATWHRALGELAMDVLGPEADVAAGFPYELTPLQRLFLFTRSDTIYGGSNQIQRNQIAERALGLPREPRP
- a CDS encoding acyl-CoA dehydrogenase family protein, with amino-acid sequence MDFSLTPAQLELQNAAIDFARGELNDALRERDAASQFSREGWRKCAEFGVHALPVPTAHGGQGADLTTTIAVMEGIGYGSTDAGLLFSINASLWTNTIPLLQFGSGEQKARFLPKLTRGDWIGANLGSEPEAGSDIFGLRTRAVRDGDAYVLAGAKTWATNAPVADLFVVYATLDPALGLMGITAFLLEKGTPGLRIGGELHKMGLRTSPMAEVFLDDVRVPVTNRLGREGRGAAVFNCAMDWERGCILATCLGAMRRQLERCIDYAKTRRQFGKAIAEFQSVTNRIADMKTRLDAARLLVYRIGFLKDRGLPSEAEAAQAKLFTSEAFVQNSLDAMRTLGAYGYMQEAELERETRDAIGSLFSSGTSDIQRNIIAKKLGLNP
- a CDS encoding SDR family oxidoreductase, with translation MSKSIPAYLEGKNILAGKTAVITAAAGTGIGFWAARRFAEEGATLLISDLHPRRLDEAADKLAELTGKRPATALCDVTQQAQVDALRDAAIAALGRVDVLVNNAGLGGTANLVDMTDAQWTRVLDVTLNGTMRVTRAFLPHMLARGAGAVVNNASVLGWRAQPGQSHYAAAKAGVMAFTRCVAMEAAASGVRVNAVAPSLAMHEFLSRVTPDGLLEQLEQREAFGRAAAPFEVANVMVFLASDYASYMTGEIVAVSSQHP